Genomic segment of Desulfovibrio sp. Huiquan2017:
AGCTGGGCGTGATCGGCGGATACCATTTCAATCTGGGATACGTGGACCAGGACGCTCTCGAACGCCGCTCCGTCCGGGAGAACGGGGTCCGGCTGGTCCCGGATGCCTTCATCGGCGGTTGCTGCTATCTGATGCGCAGGAGTGTGCAGGTGCGCCACGGCTTCATGGGCGTAACCCCGGGGCGGAAGACCTCGGGTTGGACCGAATACCAGAAGGGGCTGGTCAAGAAGGGCTATGTGAACGGCTACCTCTTTCCGCTGCTGCTCGTCGAGCACTTCGACGACCCGTTGAGCAAGTACAATTTGGCCTTTACCGATCACCTGGAAACGTCACGGATATCCATGGGCGAAAAGGGCATCCCGGACCGTGAAGAGCAGCTCCACTGGTACGCGCAGGATGCGAAGAGGGTCGAGGCCGGGACTTCCCTGCGGGAGCTGGGCCTTCCGGTCCTGCTGGATGCCTCCGTGGATCTGACGGCTTCCCTGGCCTGGAAGTACGCTACCCTGCGGCTGAAAATAAAGAAGGATCTCAGAACGCTGCGTTCGTTCTTCCGCAAGCGACGTAAGTGATGCTCGGGGAAGGGCGTCAGATCCGAGCTGTGTGGACGCTCTGGCCGAAAAGCAGGATCCTTTTCTTCGAGTCGCTCCAAGCCACGCCCGCCAGCGGGATACCGAAAACGGTCAGGTTGGTCTTTCGGTAGGACGTCATGTACTTTTTGCGCTTCTCCACGATTTTGATCAAGCCGAGAATATTCATCTTGACTGTGGTGATGATCTTGTCGGGCGTTCCCGGGGCCATTTCCGAAAAGAATTCCCTGAAAAGTTCTTGATGATTGAGCCAGACCCGTAAGTTGGTCGTGTTCTCCGTGAACCGGTCGCCGTTGTCGTAGGCCGCGATCAGGTGCCCGTCGTCCGCGTGCTGGCGGTAGAAGAAGAGATGTCGGTCGATCCTGTGAAATTTCCTGTCGTTCTCCGTGAAATGCAGCCAGAAGTCATAGTCTTCCAGGGCGTGCAGGCGTTCGTCGTAGCCACCGATGCGTTCCCAGTCCGCTTTTCGGTAGAAGGCGGAGACGTGCACGCAGTTGCCGGCCAGCATCCGTTCCTTCGAATACTCGGGCAGCTCCCATTCCCAGGACTCCCCGTCCCGGAACCGTTTGCATCGGGCGTAGACCACGGCGACCGCAGGGTCCTCCCTGAACACGTCCATAGCCAGTTTGCAGTACTCGGGGTCGATGAGATCGTCCGCGTCCAGCGGCAGGATAAATTCGCCCCTGGCCCGTTCGATGGCGAAATTCCTGGCGTGGGACGGCCCTTGGTTGGTTTTGAGCGCGTGGACCTTCATGTTGTCATGTCCCTGCGCCAGAGTTTCCAGGGCGGCCACGGAGTCGTCCGTGGAGCAATCGTCGACACAGATGAGCTCGATGTTGCCGTAGGTTTGGTCGAGCACGGATTGAACCGATTCGGCGAGGTGTTTCTCCGCGTTGTACACGGGCATGACGACGCTGACGAGCGACTTGTCGGCTGTGTTCATGTGAGTGTCCTTGATCCCCTGGAGACTTGTTCAGGACGCGCATGCGCCCGTGTCGTACTTCTGGCCCGTCGCCCGATTCGTATTAGTCCCTGGGCACGGCATAGAGCACGGTGTCCCCGAAAAAGTAGGTGTAGTGGCGCAGGTAGAATTTGTAGTCTACCCGCATTTCGTTCAATATCGCCGGAATTCGGACCATGTCGTCGGCCAGGTGGTAAATGGAAATGGCCAGCCTGGGCGAGAATCGCTCAATGGTCTCCCGGCAGCCGAGCAGGGCGTTCTGTTCGGCCCCCTCGATGTCCATCTTGATGAAATCCACGCGGTCCAGGCCGTTGTTTTGGACAAAGGCGTCCAGGGTGATGGTCTCGATGTGTTGGGTGGCCTCGGCGTCGCCATCCTCCAGGGCCGTCAACCGGCTTCCGCTTTCGGATATTTCGGCTCCCCCCGTTTCATTCCAGAGCCCGAACGGGGCGACCTCGACATTGGCCCAATCGGATGCTTTGCAACGCTGCTCGATGCTCGCCCGGCTGGCGTCCATGGGCTCGAAGACATAAATTTTCCCATTGACCCCCGTCCGCTGACGGAAGATCTGGGCCGTGTCGCCACATTCCCCGCCGCCGTCGATAACCACGTCGCCCTCGCGCACGCACGCGCCGCATTCCGGGAGATGGTACTGCCCCAGCGCCAGCAGCGTCAGGTTGAAGACGGGCAGCCCGGTGGCCGCGGCCTTGTCCTTGTTCTCCTCGCGCACGCGCATGAACTTCTCCCTGGTAACCGGGGCCGGAAAGACCGAGTCGGCCAGGCCTTGGAGGTAGGGTGCGGCGTACCGATGCCGGACGTACCAATCGAAGGTCCTGCGGGACTCCTCGTCTTCGAGCAGGGCGTAGGTGCGGTCAAATCCCTCGGGATCGGCGACGATCCGTTCATGGGTCGCCATCAGCATGGAGTGGGCCCAGAGGTGCGGCAGAAGCTCATCCTGGATGGTCTGGATATACTCCCGGCTCTGCACGCCGTAGCCGCGTTTCTTCAGCCAGCGGTTCGCCAACCGCGCGAAGTAGTTCTGCAGCCTATCCGGGGGCCGCAGACCGGCGTTCTCCCAATCGAATTGGAGACAGGTCCTGGACGCGGAAGCAATCAGTTCTCGGGTGTGTGAGGGGGATGTCATGATGTTTTTTGGGTCATCCGGGTATAGACGTTGATGAAAGGGGCCCGCAACAGACGCAGCAGGTTCTTGGGCCGGAGCAGAATTTTCAAGCTTACACGCGGAGAAATCCTGGCCACAGCAGTCAGATAAACGAAATAGTCCCGCCAGTTGTGTCGTGACTTGATCAACTCCCGTGCAGGCCGTCGCGCTTGGTCGTAGAGGTATCCGTCGAACCATTGCTTCCAAAAGGCGACCGGGACCTTGGACAGCGGATTGGAGCGCATGGTCCGGGGCGCTTCCACGGCCTTGAGGTTGTCCATCATCTGTTTCACGGTCAGATTGAGGCTGGCATTTCCACCGTGGTTGCGCCACACGGCGCCCCATACGGGAATGGTCCCCAGATCTCCACAGGCCATGAGCCGTAGAAGCGATTCGCTGTCCGCAGACGTGATGTCATAGCGATAGAAATCGAGGGCCAGGGCGGTTTTGCGGTGGTAGACCGTGGTTGGGTGGCAACAGTAGTAGGTTTCGTCGCCGAGTGCCCGGTACGCCTGTTCGGGGGGCAAAATCACGTCCCAGGAAAGGGGGGTGTCGTTTTTCAACAGTTCCCGCCCCGTCCCCGCTTCTTCCAGGCAGCGGCAGGATACCATGACCAGGCCCGGATGCCCGGCCACCAGAGACATCGCCTTTTCAATGAACGTGGGGTCGTGGAAATAGTCGTCTCCATCCAGGTTGACGACCCACTCTCCGTTTGTTCTTTCATATAATGTGGTGCGGTAGTTGGCGACTCTGCCAAGGTTTGTTTCGTTTCTGTAGATCGTCACGTTGGGGAGCGGCGCATACCGATTCAAAATCTCGGCCACCCGGGGGTCCGGGGAAGCGTCATCTGAGACGACGATCTCCAGGGAAGGGTAAGTCTGGGCAAGGGCGCTTTCAATGGCCGCTTCCAGATACTGCTTCTGATTGTAAGTGGGGATCATTACGCTGACAAGCGGGGAGCGTGTATCGTTGTTCATGTTGTTTTTCTGTATTTGGAAAGAGGGCGTCTCGCGAATTTCTGAATCGGGGCTACTATCACCATTCGAATGATATCCTATTCCCGAAAAAGTCGTCACAATCCGGGAGCCCGAAACCTACCACCGCACATGGTCGGATACTTCCGATCAAGACGCATTGATTACCGGCAATTACCCGCTCGAACTGTGCCCCTAGGCTATTTTAAATTTTATAGGTCTTCCGGAATGGCGTCAAGGACGGTTGTTTCGCCATTGCTAGTCAGTTCGCGGCCCTTCCGCCGTCTTTTCTGGGGGGGGGGCGACTTATGCGGGAGTGAGCTAAACCCTCTCCATACGCGCTATTCAAAATGAGCGCATAAGTGGCTCCGTAAAGTGTGTTGTAAGTCTGTGCCATAGGGGCCCTGGCCGATGCGCCCGGAAGCTGATCCCAGAAAAAATGACATTTTTGGGGGATACATGAAAAGAAAAAGGCCTTACGCAATTTGCGTAAGGCCTTGTATTTCC
This window contains:
- a CDS encoding glycosyltransferase; amino-acid sequence: MTDTKKTHGTDAQALDGNRPSIDIVYFTFNRIAYTRQTLPALIENAQVPFALTIIDNGSTDGTIEYLHEMRAAYPDTIRDIVLNTENKGLAGPTNDFWMGSSAEFVGKVDNDTLVPAGWLRRMLEAHKKSDKLGVIGGYHFNLGYVDQDALERRSVRENGVRLVPDAFIGGCCYLMRRSVQVRHGFMGVTPGRKTSGWTEYQKGLVKKGYVNGYLFPLLLVEHFDDPLSKYNLAFTDHLETSRISMGEKGIPDREEQLHWYAQDAKRVEAGTSLRELGLPVLLDASVDLTASLAWKYATLRLKIKKDLRTLRSFFRKRRK
- a CDS encoding glycosyltransferase, which gives rise to MNTADKSLVSVVMPVYNAEKHLAESVQSVLDQTYGNIELICVDDCSTDDSVAALETLAQGHDNMKVHALKTNQGPSHARNFAIERARGEFILPLDADDLIDPEYCKLAMDVFREDPAVAVVYARCKRFRDGESWEWELPEYSKERMLAGNCVHVSAFYRKADWERIGGYDERLHALEDYDFWLHFTENDRKFHRIDRHLFFYRQHADDGHLIAAYDNGDRFTENTTNLRVWLNHQELFREFFSEMAPGTPDKIITTVKMNILGLIKIVEKRKKYMTSYRKTNLTVFGIPLAGVAWSDSKKRILLFGQSVHTARI
- a CDS encoding FkbM family methyltransferase, giving the protein MTSPSHTRELIASASRTCLQFDWENAGLRPPDRLQNYFARLANRWLKKRGYGVQSREYIQTIQDELLPHLWAHSMLMATHERIVADPEGFDRTYALLEDEESRRTFDWYVRHRYAAPYLQGLADSVFPAPVTREKFMRVREENKDKAAATGLPVFNLTLLALGQYHLPECGACVREGDVVIDGGGECGDTAQIFRQRTGVNGKIYVFEPMDASRASIEQRCKASDWANVEVAPFGLWNETGGAEISESGSRLTALEDGDAEATQHIETITLDAFVQNNGLDRVDFIKMDIEGAEQNALLGCRETIERFSPRLAISIYHLADDMVRIPAILNEMRVDYKFYLRHYTYFFGDTVLYAVPRD
- a CDS encoding glycosyltransferase family 2 protein, whose protein sequence is MNNDTRSPLVSVMIPTYNQKQYLEAAIESALAQTYPSLEIVVSDDASPDPRVAEILNRYAPLPNVTIYRNETNLGRVANYRTTLYERTNGEWVVNLDGDDYFHDPTFIEKAMSLVAGHPGLVMVSCRCLEEAGTGRELLKNDTPLSWDVILPPEQAYRALGDETYYCCHPTTVYHRKTALALDFYRYDITSADSESLLRLMACGDLGTIPVWGAVWRNHGGNASLNLTVKQMMDNLKAVEAPRTMRSNPLSKVPVAFWKQWFDGYLYDQARRPARELIKSRHNWRDYFVYLTAVARISPRVSLKILLRPKNLLRLLRAPFINVYTRMTQKTS